A single Crateriforma conspicua DNA region contains:
- a CDS encoding Hsp70 family protein — MTAAYSVGIDLGTTNCVVGTFSNETDVSPGDVADAVMPIDQLAQPGQMESFLHLPSFLYLPRDGEIESLRTALQSEPGGGVAGVYARNQAADNPQRVVVAAKSWLCHQSVGRGSAVLPWQSPADVPKVSAVAATGRYLSHLIAAWQSKHEGHRLADQQVVLTVPASFDPAARELTRQAAIDAGLNENFVLLEEPQAAVYRFLAERGDNWRRELSAGDVMLVVDVGGGTCDFTLVSIDEDDGELNLKRMAVGNHLLVGGDNMDLALAHMASQKLAAEGHQLDPWQSVALWHACRAAKEKLLSGEGPDEQTVSVLGRGSSLIASTISTTLHRDEVVACVLDGFFPACSADERPVRQPQSGFQDIGLPFEQDPAITKHIATFLAQHSGATGGDASGSSLAQPTHVLLNGGVFRSSAIRDRVVQTIASWCETAPTVLGGPEDLDTSVAIGAAYYGWSKQSGGIRIRGGTARSYYIGIETAGLAIPGVPRPLRALCVAPQGMEEGTETDVPGDPVGLVVGAPARFRFFASSVRADDGVGVQLDRWSEDELVESDPIELTLTSQQAGDDPFIPVQFRSRVTELGMFELWCHSTKSDDAWKMEFNVRDDAD; from the coding sequence ATGACCGCTGCTTATTCCGTCGGCATCGACTTGGGGACCACCAACTGTGTGGTGGGAACCTTTTCCAACGAAACCGATGTATCGCCCGGCGATGTCGCCGACGCGGTGATGCCGATCGACCAACTGGCGCAACCGGGCCAGATGGAATCGTTTCTGCACTTGCCATCGTTCTTGTACTTGCCGCGCGACGGTGAAATTGAATCGCTGCGAACCGCGTTGCAAAGCGAACCTGGCGGCGGCGTGGCCGGCGTTTATGCCCGCAATCAGGCTGCCGACAATCCCCAGCGTGTCGTGGTGGCCGCCAAGAGCTGGCTGTGTCACCAGTCGGTCGGCCGGGGCAGTGCGGTTTTACCGTGGCAATCACCGGCCGATGTGCCCAAGGTTTCGGCGGTCGCGGCCACCGGTCGGTATCTAAGCCATCTGATCGCGGCCTGGCAATCCAAGCACGAAGGTCACCGCTTGGCAGATCAGCAAGTGGTATTAACGGTGCCGGCATCGTTTGATCCGGCGGCTCGCGAATTGACCCGACAAGCGGCGATCGATGCGGGGCTGAACGAGAACTTCGTGCTTTTGGAAGAGCCTCAAGCGGCCGTGTACCGTTTTCTGGCCGAACGCGGGGACAATTGGCGACGGGAATTGTCAGCCGGCGATGTGATGTTGGTCGTCGACGTGGGCGGCGGCACCTGCGACTTTACCCTGGTGTCGATTGATGAAGACGACGGCGAACTGAATCTGAAGCGGATGGCGGTCGGCAACCACTTACTGGTCGGCGGCGACAATATGGATTTGGCTCTTGCCCATATGGCTTCGCAAAAATTGGCCGCCGAAGGCCACCAGTTGGATCCTTGGCAAAGCGTCGCGCTGTGGCACGCTTGTCGCGCCGCAAAGGAAAAACTGTTGTCCGGGGAAGGGCCCGACGAACAGACGGTGTCGGTCCTTGGACGCGGCAGTTCTTTGATCGCTTCGACCATCAGCACGACGTTGCATCGTGATGAAGTCGTGGCTTGTGTTTTGGACGGGTTCTTTCCGGCATGTTCGGCTGACGAACGTCCTGTGCGGCAACCTCAATCGGGTTTCCAAGACATAGGATTGCCTTTTGAACAAGATCCCGCGATCACAAAACACATCGCAACGTTCTTGGCACAGCACTCCGGTGCAACCGGTGGTGACGCATCAGGTTCGTCTTTGGCGCAACCCACCCACGTGCTACTCAATGGTGGTGTTTTTCGCTCATCGGCCATCCGCGACCGTGTCGTCCAGACCATCGCGTCGTGGTGCGAAACCGCACCGACCGTGTTGGGCGGACCGGAGGACTTGGACACGTCGGTGGCCATCGGCGCGGCCTACTATGGGTGGTCCAAACAAAGCGGCGGCATACGAATTCGCGGTGGTACGGCAAGGTCCTATTACATCGGCATCGAAACGGCCGGCTTGGCGATCCCCGGGGTTCCGCGGCCGCTGCGTGCGTTGTGTGTGGCGCCGCAGGGTATGGAAGAAGGGACCGAGACGGATGTCCCGGGCGATCCGGTCGGGCTGGTCGTCGGTGCGCCGGCACGGTTCCGATTCTTCGCCAGCAGTGTGCGTGCCGACGATGGCGTCGGGGTGCAACTGGATCGATGGTCCGAAGACGAATTGGTCGAAAGCGATCCGATTGAATTGACGTTGACCAGCCAGCAGGCCGGTGACGATCCTTTCATTCCAGTGCAGTTCCGCAGTCGAGTCACCGAATTGGGGATGTTCGAATTATGGTGTCACAGCACCAAGTCGGATGATGCCTGGAAGATGGAATTCAACGTCCGTGATGATGCGGACTGA
- a CDS encoding MGMT family protein has translation MSNRSDATGDRSRSTSDVDADMWAALAKAVEDLRPGEVVSYGDVAMAAGYPRRHRAVGTLLRQSLDALPWWRVVYSSGHLPPVNPTLQASRLMDEGVQISGLKVTRSPLGRFAEA, from the coding sequence ATGTCAAATCGTTCCGACGCAACCGGCGATCGATCACGTAGCACATCCGACGTGGACGCCGACATGTGGGCCGCGTTGGCCAAGGCCGTGGAGGACCTGCGTCCAGGCGAAGTCGTCAGCTATGGCGATGTCGCAATGGCCGCCGGGTATCCGCGTCGCCATCGTGCGGTCGGCACACTGCTGCGGCAAAGTCTGGATGCCCTGCCGTGGTGGCGCGTCGTCTATTCGTCCGGACATCTGCCGCCGGTCAACCCGACCCTGCAAGCGTCACGTTTGATGGACGAGGGCGTTCAGATTTCCGGCCTGAAAGTCACCCGGTCGCCATTGGGACGATTCGCCGAGGCGTAA
- a CDS encoding hsp70 family protein translates to MNKDANRATHADADDSVNESPRYAVGIDLGTTNCALAFVDNEGDDASSWQVDDFSVPQWVDFGVRESRLTLPSFHYQCTDAERSGASLQMAWDTATTDRCVGTLARTAGQRHPGRRIQSAKSWLSHDGVDRSAAFLPWHGDPTADRLSPVEASAAYLRHLRSAWDHAHPDHPLGEQDVVVTLPASFDEVARELTVQAAKQAGLPRLHLLEEPQAAFYGWIDREGGDWHESVRPGDLVLVCDVGGGTTDLTLIRVKPASTASSESAGGDATQTVQFHRVAVGNHLILGGDNLDLAIAKFAEQKLLQGMSDAGPDELSPSQWDRLIGASRTAKEIMLADDRPVEYTIHLPGEGSGLLSGGLQVTLSDEEIDRVVLDGFFPVVDFADKPQTGASGFQEFGLPYAADAAITRHLAAFLNEHRHSGIDDDDETAQTHPTLVLFNGGVMSSSRLQDRIVDSIQRWFDHTPKVLTPARLDLAVARGAAYYAMVRRGKGVRIAANLGRSYYLQVEQDPPAGLVLIPGSAQPGQIFTADSQPLTMQLGTPVQFPVWVSSTRLADQADQVVSIDNQSMSALPPVRTAVKGRRRNDDRAVAVRLEAELSEIGTVAIHCVQVDSRQRWKLDFDIRSTLETDREAHQSSGEAAGIVDQAVVQQASECIASVFDSEQTGTLKPGKLVKELQRVIGEHRSSWPPSLLRELWQSLMDLESGRRTDATREARWLNLAGYCLRPGYGVAVDDWRVAETWRRVHGKIAFPAAASRLETLILWRRIAGGLTSAQQNQLSNTWQSILVGKTNVPANEAIEAWRLIASLEQIAVDQKIRFGNAAVADLQRPKRAAQHPTLVWSIGRLGSRRPVAGVMSSIVPRRQAEIWCDDLIRFGRSNSETLAPETGTMLQLALVQLARRTGDRFVDLSQSDRDQVTSYLRQNSASEHYVQLVQSGGDLASEEQDAVFGESLPLGIRLNG, encoded by the coding sequence ATGAACAAAGACGCCAACCGGGCAACGCATGCCGATGCCGACGACTCCGTCAACGAATCGCCACGGTATGCCGTCGGGATCGATTTGGGAACGACCAACTGTGCGTTGGCTTTCGTTGATAACGAAGGTGATGATGCGTCCAGCTGGCAGGTGGATGACTTTTCCGTGCCGCAGTGGGTCGACTTTGGCGTTCGTGAATCACGTTTGACGTTGCCATCGTTTCACTACCAATGCACCGACGCGGAACGTTCCGGCGCGTCATTGCAGATGGCTTGGGATACCGCGACGACGGACCGATGTGTCGGGACTTTGGCACGAACCGCGGGTCAGCGACATCCGGGGCGTCGGATACAATCCGCCAAGAGTTGGCTTTCGCATGACGGTGTCGATCGCTCTGCGGCGTTTTTGCCGTGGCACGGTGATCCAACGGCGGATCGATTGTCGCCGGTGGAGGCCTCGGCCGCTTACCTCCGGCATTTGCGATCCGCTTGGGATCATGCACATCCGGATCATCCGCTGGGTGAACAAGACGTCGTGGTGACCTTGCCCGCGTCGTTTGATGAAGTCGCCCGCGAGTTGACGGTGCAGGCGGCCAAGCAGGCGGGTTTGCCACGATTGCACTTATTGGAAGAACCCCAAGCCGCGTTCTATGGCTGGATCGATCGCGAAGGTGGCGATTGGCACGAATCCGTTCGTCCGGGCGACTTGGTCTTGGTGTGTGACGTGGGCGGTGGAACAACCGACCTAACCCTGATTCGCGTCAAACCGGCATCCACAGCGTCATCCGAATCGGCCGGCGGTGATGCGACGCAAACGGTTCAGTTCCATCGCGTCGCTGTCGGAAATCACTTGATCTTGGGTGGCGACAACCTGGATCTGGCGATTGCCAAGTTTGCAGAACAGAAATTGTTGCAAGGCATGTCTGATGCCGGGCCCGATGAATTGTCACCCAGCCAATGGGATCGTCTGATCGGGGCATCCAGGACCGCCAAGGAAATCATGCTGGCGGATGACCGCCCGGTCGAATACACGATTCATTTACCGGGTGAAGGTTCGGGGCTGTTAAGCGGTGGCCTGCAGGTCACTTTGTCGGACGAAGAAATAGATCGTGTCGTTTTGGATGGATTTTTTCCCGTTGTCGACTTTGCGGACAAGCCTCAAACGGGCGCCAGCGGCTTTCAAGAATTCGGATTGCCTTATGCAGCCGATGCCGCGATCACGCGTCATTTGGCTGCGTTCCTGAACGAACATCGGCATAGCGGGATCGACGACGATGATGAAACTGCGCAGACCCATCCGACGTTGGTGCTGTTCAACGGTGGCGTCATGTCGTCCAGCCGACTGCAGGACCGAATCGTTGATTCCATACAGCGTTGGTTTGATCACACACCGAAAGTGTTGACGCCAGCCCGTTTGGATTTGGCCGTTGCCCGCGGGGCCGCCTATTACGCGATGGTTCGACGTGGCAAAGGGGTTCGAATCGCGGCCAACCTGGGGCGTTCCTATTACCTTCAGGTCGAACAAGATCCGCCGGCCGGTTTGGTTCTGATCCCTGGGAGCGCCCAACCGGGCCAGATCTTTACCGCGGACTCACAGCCGCTGACAATGCAGCTGGGGACTCCGGTGCAATTTCCTGTTTGGGTTAGCAGCACTCGATTGGCGGATCAAGCCGACCAGGTTGTATCGATCGACAATCAATCGATGTCTGCGTTGCCACCGGTACGCACAGCGGTGAAGGGACGCAGACGAAACGATGATCGAGCGGTGGCGGTACGTTTGGAGGCTGAGCTGAGCGAGATCGGCACAGTCGCAATCCACTGTGTGCAAGTCGATTCCCGTCAACGCTGGAAACTTGACTTTGACATTCGCAGCACATTGGAAACGGATCGCGAAGCCCATCAATCTTCCGGCGAAGCAGCCGGGATCGTGGATCAAGCGGTGGTGCAGCAGGCCAGTGAATGCATCGCATCGGTGTTCGATTCAGAGCAAACGGGGACGCTGAAGCCTGGCAAGTTGGTGAAGGAGCTGCAGCGGGTGATCGGTGAGCACCGATCGTCTTGGCCACCTTCGCTGCTTCGTGAATTGTGGCAAAGTCTGATGGATCTTGAATCGGGCCGTCGCACCGACGCAACCCGTGAAGCACGTTGGTTGAATTTGGCGGGCTACTGTCTTCGGCCGGGCTATGGTGTGGCCGTGGACGATTGGCGGGTGGCGGAAACTTGGCGTCGTGTGCATGGAAAGATCGCGTTTCCGGCGGCCGCATCGCGATTGGAAACATTGATCTTGTGGCGTCGGATTGCCGGTGGGCTGACGTCGGCGCAACAGAATCAATTGTCGAACACTTGGCAGTCGATTCTGGTAGGCAAGACGAATGTCCCCGCCAATGAAGCCATCGAAGCGTGGCGTTTGATCGCATCGTTGGAACAGATTGCGGTGGACCAGAAGATTCGATTTGGAAATGCTGCGGTCGCCGATTTGCAGCGTCCCAAACGCGCCGCGCAGCATCCGACGTTGGTTTGGTCGATCGGACGGTTGGGCAGCCGGCGACCGGTCGCGGGTGTGATGTCGTCGATCGTGCCACGACGGCAGGCGGAGATTTGGTGTGACGACCTGATCCGTTTTGGTCGATCGAACTCGGAAACGCTGGCCCCTGAAACTGGCACCATGTTGCAACTTGCCCTTGTTCAACTGGCCCGGCGTACCGGCGACCGATTCGTGGATCTTTCACAAAGCGACCGCGATCAAGTCACCTCTTACCTCAGGCAAAACAGCGCGTCCGAACACTACGTGCAGCTCGTTCAAAGCGGCGGTGACCTTGCCAGCGAAGAACAGGACGCCGTATTCGGCGAATCGCTCCCCCTCGGCATCCGCCTGAACGGATAG
- a CDS encoding TolC family protein, which yields MLSSRPINRIAMALIFALTPTALTIGQESPPLDSDASFARMMMLIASGDDEATDSGSGDEADEAKADVRDGSASEDRSAGAQNDTPEFTPIEIFDPQVTQATTLTIADVVASLYRHYPKVMEARQEPAVARGELVAAYGAYDTKLQGYSLNEAMGFYENYRHGIGVVRQSWWGTYLSAGYRIGRGSFQPWYKERETNKGGEFKLGLGQPLLRGFAIDPQRVAVFQASIETFAAEPKILQALLNASRDAANSYWEWVTAGAILQAQQELLTLAETRGEQFKILVEAGKFAEIDLILNEQLIAERRGKVLESQRKFQASAFKLALYLRNDLGNPLIPPAQWVPRQFPAVTAPPQESFNDQLSAALARRPEPQLYQYQIRQVELDRRLACNDRLPRLDLIGEISQDMGEAATSSRDKGDFQLVIGVEGEVPLQRRKALGKIQSTTAKIRQLTEKLRLQRDQIATEIQIARNALELSSRVVDQAEVSLEAAIESLDRYSFAFERGKVDLIYLNLLETKANETEIKLIEAQRDWFDALADYQVALGLDPLDQAMNVAALPPSDLPKAGRTLLHEQQPDDVIDPEEFESDWKKHTAPAE from the coding sequence ATGTTGTCCTCACGACCGATCAATCGCATCGCCATGGCGCTAATTTTTGCGCTGACGCCGACGGCGTTGACCATCGGGCAAGAGTCGCCGCCTTTAGACTCAGACGCGTCGTTTGCGCGAATGATGATGCTGATCGCATCCGGGGATGACGAAGCCACCGATAGCGGATCCGGCGATGAGGCGGACGAGGCCAAGGCCGATGTTCGCGATGGGTCGGCGAGCGAAGATAGATCGGCGGGTGCGCAGAACGACACACCCGAGTTCACGCCGATCGAGATCTTTGATCCACAGGTCACGCAAGCCACCACACTGACGATTGCCGATGTTGTCGCGAGCCTTTATCGACACTACCCCAAGGTGATGGAAGCCAGGCAGGAACCCGCCGTTGCTCGGGGCGAACTGGTGGCGGCTTATGGTGCGTACGACACCAAACTGCAGGGCTATTCGCTAAATGAAGCCATGGGGTTTTACGAGAACTACCGGCACGGGATCGGCGTGGTTCGGCAATCTTGGTGGGGGACCTATTTGTCGGCCGGATATCGAATCGGACGCGGTTCTTTCCAGCCTTGGTACAAGGAACGAGAGACCAATAAGGGTGGTGAATTCAAGCTCGGTTTGGGGCAACCGCTGCTGCGCGGCTTTGCGATTGATCCTCAGCGGGTTGCCGTGTTCCAGGCATCAATCGAAACCTTCGCCGCAGAACCCAAGATCCTGCAAGCTCTGCTCAATGCGTCGCGTGATGCCGCCAACAGCTACTGGGAATGGGTCACCGCGGGGGCCATCTTGCAGGCTCAGCAAGAACTGTTGACCCTTGCGGAGACTCGAGGCGAGCAGTTCAAGATATTGGTTGAAGCCGGGAAGTTCGCAGAAATTGATTTGATTCTGAACGAACAGTTGATCGCCGAACGCCGCGGAAAGGTCTTGGAATCGCAACGGAAATTCCAAGCGTCCGCGTTCAAATTGGCGCTCTACTTGCGAAACGACTTGGGCAACCCATTGATACCGCCGGCGCAATGGGTCCCCCGCCAATTCCCCGCGGTGACAGCACCGCCACAGGAAAGTTTCAACGATCAGCTGTCCGCCGCTTTGGCGCGACGCCCCGAACCGCAGTTGTATCAATATCAAATTCGCCAAGTCGAATTGGACCGCAGACTGGCGTGCAACGATCGATTGCCGCGTCTGGATCTGATCGGTGAAATCTCTCAGGACATGGGCGAAGCGGCGACATCCTCACGTGACAAAGGTGATTTTCAGTTGGTCATTGGAGTCGAGGGCGAGGTGCCGCTGCAGCGACGCAAGGCGCTCGGGAAAATTCAGTCAACGACTGCAAAGATTCGACAGCTGACGGAAAAACTGCGTCTTCAACGCGACCAAATCGCCACCGAAATTCAGATCGCACGAAATGCTTTGGAACTGTCCAGCCGCGTCGTCGATCAAGCAGAAGTTTCTCTCGAAGCCGCCATCGAATCTCTCGATCGGTATAGCTTTGCGTTCGAACGTGGCAAAGTCGACTTGATCTATTTGAACCTTTTGGAAACCAAAGCCAACGAGACGGAAATCAAGTTGATCGAAGCCCAGCGTGATTGGTTCGACGCGTTGGCCGATTATCAAGTGGCATTGGGATTGGATCCACTTGATCAAGCGATGAACGTCGCCGCTCTGCCCCCATCGGATCTTCCCAAAGCTGGTCGCACTCTGCTGCACGAACAGCAACCAGACGACGTCATCGACCCCGAAGAATTCGAAAGCGATTGGAAAAAGCACACCGCCCCCGCCGAGTGA
- a CDS encoding HlyD family secretion protein, protein MRSAQLLWSDFPALQLVRTGRMVRLAGKLTFVALVVSISAMMLLPWRQTAQGVGNVVALDPQNRPQPVMSPAKGVVSYVKPGLREGSFVEQGEVVLRMTPFAANNISQLETQIATSRAKVEAYTLAKSNAEMNKERQEDANLRTMESLEEELNATKAKWEQALSEVGAVEADLRDKQRKFEVDRAVATRGLVPDVELNSSREAYEAAKQKLAKARQYAEEGEANYIGKQRSLEAKKGELDIKLREAEQKVLKEQTMLQSALKELSELENKRDEFNRLEVQAPRSGYIQQWYGLAGSDTVKEGDQLFVIVPDAAELAVEMKVSGNDMPLVSEGDHVRLQFEGWPAVQFVGWPSVAVGTFGGKVNRVFPTDDGLGNFRVVVTPEKNFAHDTDWPDRRYLRQGVRANGWVLLRRVKLGYEIWRQLNGFPPVVASEEPKEKLSKVPLPK, encoded by the coding sequence ATGAGATCTGCACAATTGCTTTGGTCCGATTTTCCCGCTTTGCAACTGGTGCGCACCGGTCGCATGGTGCGTTTGGCCGGAAAATTGACCTTCGTTGCTTTGGTCGTCAGCATCTCCGCGATGATGCTTTTGCCTTGGCGTCAAACCGCTCAAGGCGTGGGAAACGTCGTCGCACTGGACCCTCAAAACCGTCCGCAACCGGTGATGAGTCCCGCGAAGGGTGTGGTCAGTTATGTGAAGCCGGGATTGCGTGAGGGCAGCTTTGTCGAACAGGGCGAAGTCGTCTTGCGCATGACACCTTTCGCAGCCAACAACATCAGTCAACTTGAAACGCAGATCGCCACGTCCCGAGCGAAAGTCGAAGCGTACACGTTGGCCAAAAGCAATGCCGAAATGAACAAGGAACGTCAAGAAGACGCTAACTTGCGCACCATGGAATCGTTGGAAGAAGAACTGAATGCGACGAAAGCGAAATGGGAACAAGCTTTGTCGGAAGTCGGCGCGGTCGAAGCGGATTTGCGTGACAAACAACGGAAATTTGAAGTCGACAGAGCCGTGGCCACGCGAGGTTTGGTCCCCGACGTCGAACTAAACTCTTCGCGCGAAGCCTACGAGGCTGCGAAACAAAAGTTGGCCAAGGCACGACAATACGCGGAGGAAGGCGAAGCCAATTACATTGGGAAACAGAGGTCGTTGGAAGCAAAGAAGGGGGAACTGGATATCAAGTTGCGTGAAGCGGAGCAGAAAGTTTTGAAAGAACAAACGATGCTTCAAAGCGCGCTGAAAGAACTAAGCGAACTGGAAAACAAGCGTGATGAGTTCAACCGTTTGGAAGTCCAGGCGCCGCGCAGCGGGTATATCCAACAGTGGTACGGCTTGGCGGGAAGCGACACCGTCAAAGAAGGCGACCAACTGTTCGTCATCGTCCCAGACGCGGCCGAGTTGGCTGTGGAAATGAAGGTCAGTGGCAACGACATGCCGCTGGTTAGCGAAGGGGATCACGTACGACTGCAATTCGAAGGATGGCCGGCGGTTCAATTTGTCGGGTGGCCATCGGTTGCCGTCGGGACCTTCGGTGGAAAGGTCAATCGCGTCTTTCCGACCGATGACGGTTTGGGCAACTTCCGCGTGGTGGTCACCCCCGAGAAAAACTTTGCCCATGATACTGACTGGCCCGATCGTCGTTACCTGCGGCAGGGCGTTCGTGCCAACGGATGGGTTCTGCTTCGGCGTGTGAAACTGGGTTATGAGATCTGGCGACAACTCAACGGTTTCCCGCCGGTGGTTGCTTCGGAAGAACCCAAGGAAAAGCTGTCCAAGGTTCCGTTGCCGAAGTAG
- a CDS encoding ATP-binding cassette domain-containing protein, with the protein MTATDSTKTAADPVMDSGREDRVYRVLVQTGLALGISMERSDFDFAALSKSADEITHLVDAGRQVGITLKPTSTRDSQALFDLVAERFPVILAMSDGRYFVLQRSLAHGIEVSQIGEMVTSVRWFRRDLRRQLRGDPKAIVFIAKEELQCAPISSGDHGDSDSGHDDDHHHHHSPIRRYFRLLRMDGRDIIMVALFAFVAGVLSLATPLAIESLVNVVSWGTYLQPLVVLGIMLLACLGLSGVLQVLQTVVVEIIQRRQMVRLVGDLSHRFGQANQASLHDVYPRELANRLFDIVTIQKSTAALLLDGITIVLTAILGMFLLAFYHPFLLGFDIVLLLSMVLITWILGRGGIRTAINESIAKYEIFHWLQDVLALPTAFKINGGQYLAVDRTNRLAVDYLDSRHLQFRVILRQVIFAVSVQTIALTALLCLGGWLVINQQLTLGQLVASELVVTVVVGAFAKAGKTFEKYYDVMAGVDKVGHLLDIPIDSHRELGDLAGGPASIRWGGVKFAESPATKVEPVTVQAGRAVAICGDDVDGRSLLMRSLAGLSRPAGGGQVEINDIDAALAAREGGGQVVGYAGDAEIFHGSIRQNIDLGRSSVSRNRVREVLQDLGLWSDVMRLPNGLATPLLTGGEPLLPSQRAKLMLARAMAGRPRVLLVDSVLDCLAGEDRKQVWSAIASPDRPWTLVVSTSHAEIAQWCDERVFLRRTSQESGQ; encoded by the coding sequence ATGACGGCGACGGACTCGACCAAGACGGCCGCAGATCCGGTGATGGATTCCGGCCGTGAAGATCGCGTGTACCGGGTGCTGGTCCAAACCGGACTGGCCCTCGGGATCTCGATGGAACGCAGCGATTTCGATTTCGCAGCGTTGTCCAAATCCGCCGACGAAATCACCCATTTGGTCGATGCAGGACGGCAGGTCGGTATCACCCTGAAACCGACTTCGACTCGCGATTCCCAAGCGTTGTTCGACTTGGTCGCCGAGCGTTTCCCCGTGATTTTGGCGATGTCCGACGGGCGATATTTTGTCCTCCAGCGGTCGCTTGCCCACGGAATCGAAGTCAGCCAGATCGGCGAAATGGTGACTTCCGTGCGTTGGTTCCGGCGCGACCTGCGGCGACAGTTGCGTGGCGACCCCAAGGCGATTGTTTTCATTGCGAAGGAAGAATTGCAATGTGCGCCGATCTCATCCGGCGATCATGGCGATTCCGATTCTGGCCACGATGACGATCATCACCACCACCATTCGCCGATCCGACGCTATTTTCGGCTGCTTCGGATGGACGGCCGCGACATCATCATGGTCGCCCTGTTTGCGTTTGTTGCTGGGGTTCTTTCGCTGGCGACCCCGCTGGCGATTGAATCGTTGGTCAACGTTGTCAGTTGGGGAACCTATCTACAGCCGTTGGTCGTCCTTGGCATCATGTTGTTGGCCTGCTTGGGGTTGTCGGGCGTCCTGCAAGTCTTGCAAACGGTGGTGGTCGAAATCATCCAGCGGCGGCAGATGGTCCGCCTGGTCGGGGATCTTTCGCACCGTTTCGGACAAGCCAACCAGGCATCGCTTCACGACGTTTATCCGCGGGAACTGGCCAACCGTTTGTTCGACATCGTGACCATTCAAAAGTCGACGGCCGCCTTGCTGTTGGACGGCATCACGATCGTGTTGACGGCGATTTTGGGCATGTTCTTGCTGGCGTTTTACCACCCGTTTCTGCTGGGCTTTGACATCGTCTTGTTGCTCAGCATGGTTCTGATCACATGGATCTTGGGACGCGGTGGTATTCGAACGGCGATCAACGAATCGATTGCCAAGTACGAGATCTTCCACTGGCTGCAAGACGTCTTGGCGTTGCCGACCGCGTTCAAGATTAACGGCGGGCAATACTTGGCGGTCGATCGCACCAACCGCTTGGCGGTGGATTATTTGGATTCGCGTCACCTGCAGTTTCGCGTGATCTTGCGACAGGTCATCTTCGCGGTTTCCGTGCAAACGATCGCATTGACCGCGTTGCTGTGCCTGGGCGGCTGGTTGGTGATCAATCAACAGTTGACGCTGGGTCAGCTGGTGGCCAGTGAATTGGTGGTCACCGTGGTCGTCGGTGCGTTCGCCAAAGCGGGCAAAACTTTTGAAAAGTATTACGACGTTATGGCGGGCGTTGACAAGGTCGGGCACCTGTTGGACATCCCGATCGATTCGCACCGCGAACTGGGTGACTTGGCCGGTGGACCGGCGTCGATCCGTTGGGGCGGTGTTAAGTTTGCCGAATCGCCGGCCACGAAAGTCGAACCGGTCACGGTGCAAGCCGGCCGCGCCGTTGCCATTTGCGGCGACGATGTGGACGGACGATCGCTGTTGATGCGGTCGTTGGCCGGACTTTCCCGCCCCGCCGGTGGCGGACAAGTCGAAATCAACGACATCGACGCGGCTTTGGCGGCGCGCGAGGGCGGTGGTCAGGTGGTCGGTTATGCCGGCGACGCGGAGATCTTTCACGGATCGATTCGTCAAAATATTGATCTGGGGCGTTCCTCGGTCAGCCGGAATCGGGTGCGTGAAGTCTTGCAGGACCTGGGGCTTTGGTCCGATGTCATGCGTTTGCCAAACGGCCTGGCAACGCCGCTTCTTACCGGCGGCGAACCGCTGCTGCCCAGCCAACGCGCCAAGTTGATGTTGGCGCGAGCGATGGCCGGACGTCCTCGCGTCTTGTTGGTCGATTCGGTGCTGGACTGCTTGGCCGGTGAAGATCGAAAACAGGTTTGGTCGGCGATCGCATCCCCCGATCGCCCATGGACGTTGGTCGTATCAACCAGCCACGCAGAAATCGCACAGTGGTGTGACGAGCGAGTGTTCTTGCGTCGAACATCCCAGGAGTCGGGTCAATGA